Proteins from a genomic interval of Fusarium oxysporum Fo47 chromosome I, complete sequence:
- a CDS encoding DHS-like NAD/FAD-binding domain-containing protein: MSPSSPLSFVPDGETSTLSSPLSNLSRTPSLPSSPDMPDPTKRYPSPSTTASGPHSPDKTCDLPSEDEIVAKPLDDSTSGPPPAKKRRISPPKERTTEYLDLMKPEDELTAEDRGQLKRLIDTLRKKKKIVVIAGAGISVSAGIPDFRSSTGLFATVKTQHNLKGSGKHLFDASVYKHDSTTQSFHAMVREMATMTKAAKPTPFHELLASLAQEGRLLRLYSQNIDCLDTQLKPLATEVPLNPKGPWPVTIQLHGGLQKMVCTKCNNIREFNGEVFDGPEAPLCPTCKDLDEVRTAHAGKRSHGIGRLRPRFVLYNEYNPDEDAIGNVSSADLKARPDAVLVVGTTLKVPGTRRLVREMCQVTRGRKNGTAIWINVDDEPKGVDLKNCWDIVVRSKCDDVARSAALPPWNVTIGQDYEVSEEDFSKSQEDRKHFNFFVEIPVNSVSTHSHTEGQGAAKSKQVKQVQGIPTPHASPKISAIKNPAKTMQTTISFDGKVTTDQPSQLSKRGSSKQSGRKRKAPGGHKEAQLKSFKATKNIIGQEKAGGSASATQTKRNVTGRGKNRHPLPSQRPTNAPHKETLTNTKDLDEKVRQRETGYPSTPTTKMNGTISPRSYPNNTRHLID; encoded by the coding sequence ATGAGTCCCTCGAGCCCTCTATCTTTCGTCCCTGACGGAGAAACTTCAACACTCTCGTCGCCACTCTCCAATCTCTCCAGAACACCATCATTGCCTTCGTCACCTGACATGCCCGACCCCACGAAGCGCTatccatctccatcaacaactGCATCGGGCCCGCACTCTCCAGATAAGACGTGTGACCTTCCATCCGAAGATGAAATTGTCGCCAAACCACTCGATGATTCCACTTCAGGTCCCCCGCCAGCCAAAAAGCGTCGTATATCTCCCCCGAAAGAACGTACCACCGAGTACCTAGATCTGATGAAGCCCGAAGATGAACTCACTGCAGAAGATCGTGGCCAGTTGAAAAGGCTCATTGATACATTGCgcaagaaaaagaagattgttgtcattgctggtgctggaaTTTCGGTTTCAGCAGGAATTCCCGACTTCCGCTCATCCACTGGCTTATTTGCGACCGTCAAAACCCAGCATAACCTCAAGGGCTCTGGTAAACATCTGTTTGATGCTTCAGTTTACAAACACGATTCCACAACTCAATCTTTCCATGCAATGGTCAGAGAAATGGCCACAATGACGAAAGCTGCTAAACCTACACCATTTCACGAACTATTAGCATCCCTGGCTCAAGAAGGCCGCTTATTACGCCTTTATTCGCAAAATATCGACTGCCTTGACACCCAGCTAAAGCCTCTGGCCACTGAGGTTCCCCTTAACCCCAAAGGCCCCTGGCCTGTTACAATCCAGCTGCACGGCGGTCTCCAGAAAATGGTCTGCACCAAATGCAACAATATCCGGGAATTCAACGGCGAGGTTTTTGACGGCCCAGAGGCCCCACTTTGTCCAACATGTAAAGATCTCGACGAAGTTCGGACCGCCCATGCTGGGAAGCGAAGCCATGGCATCGGCAGACTACGACCACGATTTGTGCTCTACAATGAGTACAACCCAGACGAGGACGCCATCGGAAATGTTTCAAGCGCTGATCTTAAGGCCCGCCCTGATGCTGTATTGGTAGTGGGAACGACACTCAAGGTTCCTGGAACTCGCAGACTAGTGAGGGAGATGTGCCAAGTCACACGAGGACGAAAGAATGGTACGGCTATTTGGATCAACGTGGACGACGAACCCAAAGGCGTCGATCTGAAAAATTGCTGGGATATTGTAGTACGGTCAAAGTGCGATGACGTGGCTCGATCTGCGGCACTTCCTCCCTGGAATGTCACCATTGGGCAGGATTATGAGGTGTCCGAGGAAGACTTctccaagagccaagaggaTCGTAAACACTTCAATTTCTTTGTTGAAATTCCGGTCAATTCTGTCTCCACACACTCTCATACTGAAGGCCAGGGCGCAGCCAAATCGAAGCAGGTCAAGCAGGTGCAGGGCATACCAACACCTCATGCAAGCCCCAAGATATCAGCGATCAAAAACCCGGCGAAGACGATGCAGACCACGATATCTTTCGATGGCAAGGTTACGACAGACCAGCCTTCACAACTCTCCAAACGCGGGTCCTCTAAACAAAGCGGGCGCAAGAGAAAGGCCCCAGGTGGACATAAGGAGGCGCAACTTAAAAGTTTCAAGGCAACTAAAAATATTATCGGCCAAGAGAAGGCCGGCGGATCTGCATCAGCTACTCAGACGAAGCGGAACGTAACTGGCAGAGGGAAAAATCGCCATCCTCTGCCCTCTCAACGTCCCACGAATGCGCCGCATAAAGAGACGTTGACTAACACCAAGGATCTAGACGAGAAGGTCCGTCAACGGGAAACAGGTTATCCTTCAACTCCAACCACAAAAATGAATGGTACCATTTCTCCACGATCGTACCCTAACAATACGCGACATCTGATCGATTAA
- a CDS encoding Inosine/uridine-preferring nucleoside hydrolase domain-containing protein: protein MAPKQKIIIDTDPGVDDILALLLALSAKPEELEVLMVSVTYGNVPLQSCLRNVVSLFHVLGKELEWRKSTGKPEGFGAMKANKPIVAVGPDHPLCDEELMADYFHGIDGLHNVHEAHPDLSPAETWKGIFSDGANEAGDYSPFFTPSKAPSHHEILRILKENPMDTVSILAVGPLTNVALAAAEDPETFLRVKELVVMGGAVNVEGNCTPVAEFNCYADAVAAARVYALTSPKPSSTMPTIPQELSTLKAYPTKLSRQLKLTLCPLDITTPHLIGKNYFKENIQAHVEAGSPLARWVSHFVTKSFSKIEDMEGDENEPGLSLHDPLTVWYMLTRDDPKWKTPEKLEDIRVETSGQWTHGMHVVDRRLRKKPAEAAVALSENPNEDPHILTLDEVPGDDHGWLSVIKGNRLNRVIDSPGHDIFKEVLMQRIFG, encoded by the exons ATGGCTCCCAAGCAGAAGATCATTATCGATACCGATCCAG GCGTCGATGATATCCTGGCTCTGCTTCTTGCACTCAGTGCCAAACCGGAGGAACTGGAGGTTCTTATGGTGTCCGTCACATACGGCAATGTCCCCCTCCAGAG CTGTCTCCGAAACGTTGTTTCTCTCTTCCACGTGCTTGGGAAAGAACTTGAGTGGAGGAAGTCCACTGGCAAGCCCGAAGGCTTTGGAGCCATGAAGGCAAACAAGCCTATCGTGGCTGTTGGCCCTGACCATCCCCTTTGCGACGAAGAGCTGATGGCAGATTACTTCC ACGGCATCGATGGCTTGCATAATGTTCATGAGGCTCATCCTGATTTGTCTCCCGCTGAAACCTGGAAAGGCATCTTCAGTGATGGCGCCAACGAAGCCGGAGACTATTCTCCTTTCTTCACGCCATCCAAGGCGCCTTCTCACCATGAGATTCTCCGGATCCTCAAAGAGAACCCCATGGACACCGTCTCCATCCTTGCAGTTGGTCCTCTTACCAATGTTGCCTTAGCAGCCGCAGAAGATCCCGAGACTTTCCTTCGTGTGAAGGAGCTTGTCGTCATGGGCGGTGCGGTAAATGTTGAGGGAAACTGTACTCCCGTGGCTGAATTCAACTGCTACGCCGATGCTGTCGCTGCTGCTCGGGTTTACGCACTCACCTCCCCCAAGCCGAGCTCCACGATGCCGACTATTCCCCAGGAGCTTTCAACTTTGAAAGCGTACCCAACCAAACTTTCCCGCCAGCTTAAGCTCACACTTTGCCCCCTCGATATTACTACCCCTCACTTGATTGGCAAGAATTACTTCAAGGAGAACATCCAGGCTCACGTCGAAGCTGGCAGCCCACTTGCTCGGTGGGTGTCACACTTTGTCACTAAATccttcagcaagatcgagGATATGGAGGGGGATGAAAACGAGCCCGGTCTTTCGTTGCACGACCCTCTGACGGTATGGTATATGCTGACTCGAGATGATCCTAAGTGGAAGACACCCGAGAAACTGGAGGACATCCGTGTAGAGACCAGCGGTCAATGGACACATGGAATGCATGTCGTTGATCGTAGACTCAGAAAGAAGCCTGCCGAAGCCGCAGTCGCCCTCTCAGAAAACCCTAATGAGGATCCCCATATCTTGACTCTCGATGAGGTCCCTGGTGACGACCATGGTTGGCTGAGTGTTATCAAGGGTAACCGTCTCAACCGTGTGATCGACTCTCCCGGACATGACATCTTCAAGGAAGTGCTCATGCAGCGCATCTTTGGATAG